The genomic DNA GAAATTCAACAAATGATGCAGTCTGCTCAAACAGATATGTGGGCGTATGTAAAGCCAGCATCAATATATCATGCATTAAAGAAACTTCAGGAGGAAGGAAAGGTTGTCCTAGAAAAAGTCGAGCAGACAGGCTTAAGGACAAAATCAATATTTAACATTACAGAAGATGGAGAGCGTGAATTAAACGAATTATTGGTTGATTCACTAAGCTCTTCATCAGTCGTTTTCCCTGCGCCCCTCTATACAGCTCTAACATTTTTAGAGAATTTAACAGAAGATGAGATCATAACTGCACTTGAAAAGCAAAAGTTAGAAATAACAAATATTTATGAAAGTATGAAACTTGGATATGAACAGAAGCAGGCGAACATTGGAAAAGTACCTGAAAAAATTGATTTAATTTTTCAGAATATGTATAAACAATGTGAGCTTCAACTAGAACATATTAATGGAATATTAGAGATTGTCAGGGAAGGAGAATACAAGTGAAAACACCTAAAAAGATAGTTGTATTCGTTATTATGCTTGCAATTTTTACGGATATGCTGATGTATGGATTAGTTGTGCCCTTTTTACCAATTCATGCAG from Bacillus solimangrovi includes the following:
- a CDS encoding PadR family transcriptional regulator, which produces MTRTMVLGLLKSAGPMSGYEIQQMMQSAQTDMWAYVKPASIYHALKKLQEEGKVVLEKVEQTGLRTKSIFNITEDGERELNELLVDSLSSSSVVFPAPLYTALTFLENLTEDEIITALEKQKLEITNIYESMKLGYEQKQANIGKVPEKIDLIFQNMYKQCELQLEHINGILEIVREGEYK